The stretch of DNA ATTCGTTTCAAGTTGGAAGAGCTGGTGGGCGGTATTACCATCTTCTGCGTTGGATTGGGTAAAAAGGTGCTACTGGCTGATCCGCTGGGGGCTTATGCCGATCCTATTTTTAATGGTGTGGCGCTTGGGTTCATGCCTGATGCCGGTCAGTCTTGGCGAGGTGCTTTGTGTTACTCGTTGCAGCTTTATTATGATTTTTCCGGATATTCTGACATGGCTATAGGGCTGGCTCTTTGTTTGGGCATAAGAATACCTCTTAATTTCTATTCTCCATACAAAGCCGTCAATATCGCGGACTTCTGGCGGCGCTGGCATGTTTCGCTGGGGGTTTTTCTCCGTAACTATTTATACATTCCATTAGGTGGTAATAGAAACGGTTTTTTTCGTAAATGCATCAATCTGTTTATTGTAATGTTGCTCTGTGGGATATGGCATGGTGCGGGCTGGACCTTTGTCGTGTGGGGGGTATTGCATGGCGTGTATATGGTAATAAATACCATGTGGATGCGGTGGAAAAAGGATGCGCAATTTATCCCCAAATCATTAAGGCATGTTAGTGCCTGTTTTTTTACCTTTTTATGTGTAGTTGTGGGGTGGGTTGTATTTAGGGCCGACACTCTTGATTCCGCATGGGTTATGCTGAACGCGATGCTGGGAAATTGTGTTAAAACTTTGGAAGGAGTCAGCGGCACTGGGTCTGAGTTATATATTGTTGCGGGCTTGTTGGTCGCGTGGTTTCTGCCGAATGTGCAACAGCTGTTTCTGAGTATCAACCCTTCAGATAATAGTTATACTGATAAAAATGTAACTTCTATAATGCAACGTTTTGTTTGGAAAAAAAACAGCCCGGCTGTTTCATGGGCTGTTTTTGCCGGAGCGGTCTTTTTTATTGCTGTAAGTAGAATTGCAACAAGTACTTCAGAGACTTTTTTATATTTTCAATTCTAAAATACTGTCGAAAGTGAAAAAACAAGGTGCTCGCAATGTTTAATATTTCCAAGTCATACTCAAAATATATTTGGGCATTTTTAATTACTGTATTCGTGGCTTTTTTGCTTACGGTGGCTACAACAATTTTGATGAACAAGCTAAATATCGTGCCTAGCGGGTATAGTATACTTTATCGCTATCAGCTTGATAAAATTAAGAATATAAAAGATCCTGACGTGCTGTTGCTTGGAGACAGTTCATTGGGTAATGCTGTATATGCCCCTATGTTGAGTGATCTTATCAACCGTAATGTCTATTCGCTTGCACTTAATGGATCATTTGGCTACGCGGGGTCGTTGAATATGCTGCGCAGGGCGTTGAAAAAAGGTAAGCCGGAGCTGGTTGTTCTCTGTCAGGCTTTGGAGATGATGACTCGTCCTGTCAGTCATGGGGCATATGCATTGACTATGGAACAACCAACCGTTGCAAATTTGATTCATA from Desulfovibrio sp. JC010 encodes:
- a CDS encoding MBOAT family protein, encoding MLFNSFEFLFIFFPSVLLSFFITARLTAGSSYYRLPYVILFAASTIFYACWDYHYLWLIFMSVVVNFIFGKVMCNEENKAKPLLVAALLFNLSLLGYYKYTDFFISNFNLLTGANFNLQHIILPLGISFFTFTQIAFLVDIYRNDIKEFNFLDYATTITFFPHLVAGPILFHHLMMPQLQKKIRFKLEELVGGITIFCVGLGKKVLLADPLGAYADPIFNGVALGFMPDAGQSWRGALCYSLQLYYDFSGYSDMAIGLALCLGIRIPLNFYSPYKAVNIADFWRRWHVSLGVFLRNYLYIPLGGNRNGFFRKCINLFIVMLLCGIWHGAGWTFVVWGVLHGVYMVINTMWMRWKKDAQFIPKSLRHVSACFFTFLCVVVGWVVFRADTLDSAWVMLNAMLGNCVKTLEGVSGTGSELYIVAGLLVAWFLPNVQQLFLSINPSDNSYTDKNVTSIMQRFVWKKNSPAVSWAVFAGAVFFIAVSRIATSTSETFLYFQF